Proteins from a genomic interval of Haloferax marinisediminis:
- a CDS encoding DUF5789 family protein yields the protein MPNNKRGRDENLDDEQRQQPERKREEVRDRVREDRAMSGALGGRLGGLDEVLESEDYPVTTDELVEAYGHYEIETQGGTESLEEVLAPTDNQTYDSADDVRSRILGLIHR from the coding sequence ATGCCAAATAACAAACGTGGGCGAGACGAGAACCTAGACGACGAACAGCGACAACAGCCAGAGCGGAAGCGAGAAGAAGTACGCGACCGCGTTCGTGAAGACCGAGCGATGAGCGGCGCCCTTGGTGGGCGACTTGGTGGCCTTGATGAGGTACTCGAATCCGAGGACTATCCAGTCACGACCGATGAATTGGTCGAGGCCTATGGCCACTACGAGATCGAAACGCAGGGGGGGACGGAGTCCCTCGAAGAAGTGCTTGCTCCAACGGATAACCAAACGTACGACTCCGCCGATGACGTCCGAAGCCGGATACTGGGCCTGATACATCGTTG